The proteins below come from a single Serpentinimonas raichei genomic window:
- the dnaG gene encoding DNA primase: protein MSIPQAFLQELLARVDIVEVVGRHVALKKGGANFLGLCPFHDEKSPSFTVSPTKQFFHCFGCGKSGSALGFLMEHTGAGFIEAVQDLAQQAGLSVPQDEETPEQRAQASALRRQRSSLSELLEQAAQAYQQQLKGAPQAVDYLKRRGLSGQIAKQYGIGYAPGQWRFLSTAVADYQNPLLVEAGLVIEAHAAHEAGADAAAAPESGSGSGRSGKRYDRFRDRIMFPIRNVKGQCIGFGGRVLGAGEPKYLNSPETPLFSKGRELYGLFEARSAIRHAGCVLVTEGYMDVVALAQHGLGYAVATLGTACTPEQVRLLFRFSDTVVFAFDGDSAGRRAARKALPAALPWVGDRRSVKFLFLPPEHDPDSYIRAHGAQAFEQALAQALPLSRFLLDVAAEGCALDTPEGRARLASQAEPLWNALPEGAFKHQMLLELADRVALDGRDLLALWQPKPPPASRAPRRVPARTTADPAHPRGPSNPPYPATAAASAAVDLAPHARPRDFEPPSAGARGSAIGAGFAPLRAQRPHRRTPRGLLGRADRVARIVLAASQAWDWLSADDHQLLAQQPAPHGALFAWLEGQWLEHGPQPWAAVREALRGQAFEALALELHSGGMVLEQAEAQTNTPAEAVDPTDPSGVRSELRELLRLLHIERLMQLENELIAHAETDAGQMQRYREVTAQRKILQNSKP, encoded by the coding sequence GTGGGGCGCCATGTGGCGCTCAAAAAGGGCGGCGCCAACTTTCTTGGTCTGTGCCCTTTTCACGACGAAAAATCGCCCTCCTTCACGGTCAGCCCGACGAAGCAGTTTTTTCACTGTTTCGGTTGTGGCAAGAGCGGCAGCGCGCTCGGCTTTTTGATGGAGCACACCGGCGCCGGCTTCATTGAGGCGGTGCAAGACCTGGCGCAGCAAGCCGGGCTGAGCGTGCCGCAAGATGAAGAAACCCCGGAACAAAGGGCGCAGGCGTCGGCCCTGCGGCGCCAGCGCAGCAGCCTCTCGGAGTTGCTGGAGCAGGCCGCGCAAGCCTACCAGCAGCAGCTCAAGGGGGCGCCGCAAGCGGTGGATTACCTCAAGCGCCGCGGCTTGAGTGGCCAAATTGCCAAACAGTATGGGATCGGCTACGCCCCCGGGCAGTGGCGCTTTTTGTCCACCGCAGTGGCCGATTATCAAAACCCGCTGCTGGTCGAGGCCGGGTTGGTGATCGAGGCCCATGCGGCCCATGAAGCGGGTGCCGATGCGGCCGCTGCGCCTGAATCGGGCAGCGGCTCGGGGCGCAGCGGCAAGCGCTACGACCGCTTCCGGGACCGCATCATGTTCCCGATCCGCAACGTCAAAGGCCAGTGCATCGGCTTTGGCGGCCGGGTGCTGGGAGCGGGCGAACCCAAATACCTGAACTCGCCCGAGACGCCCCTGTTTTCCAAGGGGCGCGAGCTCTACGGCCTGTTCGAGGCGCGCAGCGCCATCCGCCATGCCGGCTGCGTGCTGGTTACCGAAGGCTATATGGACGTGGTGGCGCTGGCCCAGCACGGCTTGGGCTATGCGGTGGCCACGCTGGGCACCGCCTGCACGCCGGAGCAGGTGCGGCTGCTGTTTCGCTTCAGCGACACGGTGGTGTTTGCCTTCGACGGCGACAGCGCCGGCCGACGCGCCGCCCGCAAGGCCCTGCCTGCTGCCCTGCCTTGGGTGGGCGACAGGCGCAGCGTCAAATTTCTTTTTTTGCCGCCCGAACACGACCCCGACAGCTACATTCGAGCCCACGGCGCGCAGGCCTTCGAGCAAGCGCTCGCGCAGGCCCTGCCCTTGAGCCGCTTTTTGCTCGATGTGGCCGCCGAGGGTTGCGCGCTCGATACGCCCGAAGGCCGGGCGCGCCTGGCCAGTCAGGCCGAGCCCCTTTGGAACGCGCTGCCCGAGGGCGCATTCAAACACCAGATGTTGCTGGAGCTGGCCGATCGGGTGGCCCTGGACGGGCGCGACCTGCTGGCGCTGTGGCAACCCAAGCCACCGCCTGCCTCCAGAGCGCCGCGCCGTGTGCCGGCACGGACCACTGCCGATCCAGCCCACCCCCGGGGCCCATCCAACCCGCCCTACCCGGCCACTGCTGCGGCTTCAGCGGCGGTCGATCTGGCTCCCCATGCACGGCCGCGCGACTTCGAGCCGCCGTCGGCGGGCGCACGCGGCAGCGCCATTGGGGCCGGCTTTGCCCCCTTGCGCGCCCAGCGCCCGCATCGCCGCACGCCGCGCGGTCTGCTCGGGCGCGCCGACCGGGTGGCGCGCATCGTGCTGGCCGCCTCGCAGGCCTGGGACTGGCTCAGCGCCGACGACCACCAACTGCTGGCCCAGCAACCGGCACCACACGGGGCGCTGTTTGCCTGGCTCGAGGGGCAGTGGCTCGAGCATGGCCCGCAGCCGTGGGCAGCGGTGCGCGAAGCGCTGCGCGGTCAAGCTTTCGAGGCGCTGGCGCTGGAATTGCACAGCGGCGGCATGGTGCTGGAACAAGCTGAGGCGCAAACGAACACGCCCGCCGAAGCCGTTGACCCCACCGACCCCTCCGGCGTGCGCAGCGAACTGCGCGAATTGCTGCGGCTGCTGCACATCGAGCGGCTGATGCAGCTCGAAAACGAATTGATCGCCCATGCCGAAACCGACGCCGGGCAAATGCAGCGCTACCGAGAGGTCACGGCTCAACGCAAAATCCTGCAAAACAGCAAGCCGTAG